A region of the Arachis hypogaea cultivar Tifrunner chromosome 15, arahy.Tifrunner.gnm2.J5K5, whole genome shotgun sequence genome:
TGCATTATTCTTGCGCTGTCGCTCCTCGTTCCTCCAAAGGGACGCCTTTCCTGGGAGCGAGAGGGATGTTCGTCTCGCCGAGGAGGGAATCTTGTGCGTTCGCGGGAGGAAGCCAACGAGGCTACCCTATTGGCTTGGTGAACCAATTCCTCCATACTCGGCTCGCCTCCATCTTTTGGTTCCACTGGTCCCAACAGAAAGTCCATTAAGGCCAGAGTCTCTACAGATGGTGCCAATGTTCAGTTGACCGGGTGCCAAACGGGTTGGATGAACGGAACGGACATGAGTGGTGAAGGGAATCTAGACCTAGGCTGCTGGTGAATGGATGTGCCACCGGGTTCGTGTCTGAAGGTGGATGGTTGGAGCCTCGCAAACTCCCGAGCTGTGGATGGTTGCAAAAGGGACTCTGACGCTCATGTTAGGATCCGTACAGATGGCAGTAAGAGTGAGGGTGTAGTGACGTACCTCGGGGAGGGGTAGGGCCCTCCCCTATATACTCTGTGTCTAGGACGGATCCCACAGGAGCAGACCCACCTTCCAGAAAGTTTCCTTTCCCCCAGCTGTCAGGTGTCTTGCTGGAGGGATGGAGATGTCGGGTTGGCCTTCTGATTCGGATTCGACGTGCTCGTCGGGTCGGCCATCCGAGCCGGAGCATCGTGCCAATTGGGCCGGGCCGAAACAATACTCAAAGACTAGCATTTTTAAATATACTTTTAAcccataattttaaatattaatagttaaataataaatttgaccTTCTAGCATTCCTCAAATATAATTGCCTAAATTGGTAATGTAACAAAGAtagtaaatgaataaaagaaaatcaaagatCACTATTCCATTCAATTCCTCTCCCGATCCATCTCTATTTGCATTGCATCTCAAAATTTTCAAATCCAAACAATGCAAGTTTTGGTAATGTATTTCATTCCAGTCCATACCTCTCCTTCCATCAACCCAAAGAGATAGTTGTTGTAGACTTCAGAGTTCATATAGAAGTAGTACCATTTTATCAATTGTTGATATCAAATAAGAAACAGAAGCTCAGAATTTATGTACATTGAAAGCACTGCAAATTCAgaataaaaatgagtaaatgacctCCTTCTTGCTAAGAGGAAGCAGCAGCTGCGGCGGCTGCTTGTATGGCTTTCTGCAATTCAGATTCCACATCACTCGCTACACTCTGTTTTGGTGGTGGCGGTGATGGTGGTTCTTTCTTCTCGTTAGATTCTCTAACACTCTTCTTGCTTCTCCAACGTTCAAACTCGCTAGACCCTGGACTAGAATGCTGCGAATGCGACACCTTCCTCCCACCGTTACCACCACCATTGCTTCTAACTCTGATCTCATCCAACAACTGCTTCATCTCCCTATTCTCCTTCTCTGCATCCTCCAAGTCCTTCTTCATCCACAAACACATTTCCTTCAGCATCTGCAAATCCCTTCCCTTCTTATCATATTCATTCTCTTGCTTAGATTCCTCAACAACCCTCTCTAACCCAATCTTGTTTACTGTCAAATACGGCATCTTCAACCCCAAATCCTCTGGAAAGTTCACTCCCCAACGCATATTCAACAGAAGCCCCTTCGTCACAGGCATCACTGTCCTAGCCATAACCGCAACACCAGCTGAAACGCCGCGTCGTTCACCGTTTCTGTTGTTCCTCTTCTCACTCTCAGGAACAAACACAGTTCCAGGGGTATCATTAATACGATCATTGTGGTTGTTGTTGTCCCTGGCACCAAAAGGCTCCAGTTTCATCTCTTGCCAACCGGAAGAAGAACCATTACGATCGAGGGAAGCAGTGGCGAAATAGGGTTTGGTAGGTTCGGGAGGGGGAATAGCATCGGAGAAGACGGTTTTGTTGAGGGAGAAATGACCGAATTGGGGCTTGAGGTGGAGGAAGAAAGAGGGAAGAGGGGCGTAGGAAGGGGAGAGGGTGAAGCTGGCAGAGAACACCAGAGGGGAGTGGCGAGGGCACCCCATCAGCCCCAACCCGGATTTCAGGGAAAGAGAGAACGGGAGGGAAGCCGTGGCGGTGGAGGTGGCGGTGGGGAAGTAAGAGACCTTGAGGGACGGGCCTGACGGGAAGTTGGTGGAGAGCGAGAAGCAAAAGTCGGAACCCGAGGCGGTTGCGGAGGAGGAGGCGGTGATGGTAGAAAGGAATGGGTGGTTGAAGATGGTGATGGGTAACTTGGCCGTCATGTGGTGGTGGTTTTCATCTTGACCCTGAAACTTGAGGGACAGCTTCATGGTTGACTGAGCTGAGACCAAAAGAGTTAACGGTGAACCACAACCACCGTGCCGTTGGagagagaaactgagaaagatgatGAGGTTGGTGAGTATGGGCCTTACGGTTACGAATCTGGTATCAGGGGCAAAGAAGACTTTTCCTCTCGTAACAAACTGACACCGCAGCATATTCTCAGCAGGTTTCAACCTTTCCAAGTTCCATCCCTCTCCCTCTCTGACTCGCTCACTGAATCACAAATTCCTCATCAAAATTCAAATGGGAAGTTTTATTAATCTTTCAACTTCCATCTCCGTCTTCAAATCCGATCTGTGTTCTTCCAAACACATCGCCGACGTGGTGCTCCTTCACGCCAAGCCTCCAACAATATGGAAATCGCGACCACTCTGCCACCAACCCGCATCAATGAGCTTCACTCAAATTTCCTCCTCCAATGGCTTTCCACCTCTTGTTACGAATCAATTCCTCTCAATCATTCATTCACTTACTAAATCACCAACTAATTCATTtccacttatttatttttttaataggaaGACAGCGACAGGTCAAACTCTCCCTTTGAGGTTCTCCCTGCTGATTACGGTGTCCACGTGGGAGCGGTGACTTCCGATTCACGCAGGAAAACTAAGATAGTGTGCACGATAGGTCCCGCTACCAGCTCCCGTGACATGATATGGAAGCTTGCCGAAACTGGAATGAACGTGGCGCGATTGAATATGTCCCATGGGGACTATGCATCGCACCAGAAGACCATTGATTTCGTTAAAGAATACAATGCTCAGTTTCAAGACAATGTTATAGCTATCATGCTTGACACCAAGGTTATTGCTTTTTTGTGTATtggatttagtttttgaatttggaACAAACCCTCAAACTGATTTTTGTTAGCAGGGTCCTGAAGTTAGGAGTGGGGATGTACCTCAGCCAATTTTACTCAAGGAAGGTCAAACATTCAATTTCACCATTAGGAGGGGTGTCTCCACTGAAGACACTGTCAGTGTCAATTATGATGACTTTGTCAATGATGTTGAGGTTGGAGACATATTACTCGTTGATGGTAAGTCAAGTCCGGTTGCCTATTTCAATATGTCAGTGTTACTGCGTAGAAGATTATGATCTCATCAGGTTGTAATTTTAGGGGGAATGATGTCTCTTGCTGTTAAGTCAAAGACAAATGACTCTGTTAAATGTGAAGTGATTGATGGTGGAGAATTGAAATCTAGGCGTCATTTGAATGTCCGGGGAAAAAGTGCAACACTTCCTTCCATAACTGGTACAATTCAGTTGTTCTATTATTCACTTGTAGATACTCACAAGATGGATGcatttcaaaattttatgttgCTTTGCCATGTGCTTTAACATCAGAGAAGGATTGGGAAGATATCAAGTTTGGGGTAGACAATCAAGTAGACTTTTATGCTGTCTCATTTGTCAAGGATGCAAGAGTGGTTCATGAGTTAAAAGACTACCTCAAaagtaattttttctttttcttgcctgtCTTATCTCCTGTCTCTAGGTGTGAGCATTTATGTGTATGCATTTTGTCTTTCTCTGCGTAGCATTGCTTCTCTTTATGAGCTAAATCACTGTTTAACCTTTTGTATAGGTCATAATGCTGATATACATGTGATTGTAAAAATTGAAAGTGCGGATTCTATACCAAATCTTCATTCAATACTTTCAGCTTCAGATGGGGTTTGTTTCTTGAAGGCTGAACTTCCATTGTGGAGATTTCGTATCTTTAATAATATCTTCCGGATAAAAGGACTGAAATCTATGTGATGTTGGAGATCATTTATTTGCCTGcactttttatttattgttttttttttgtccatGTTGTTTGTGTGTGTAATATCTTCGATGATTTTTATTTTGTAGGCCATGGTTGCTCGTGGTGACCTTGGAGCTGAACTTCCAATTGAGGAAGTTCCTTTACTGCAGGTAAAAAGATGATATTTACGCCATTTTGCTCAAAGTTTGTGAGATGTACATTAGCTTTTCTGGATATTGTCTATGACAATAGTTATTGCTTTGTTGCATGATATATCTATTCAGAGATGCAGTGTTTAGTGGAAGTGGGAAAGCCTAATAAAATTAAACCAACTTCACTAGGTGTTACGAGTTTCAGTTTGTTCATGCTAATAGTTTTAGCCATTTGCTTCAATTAGGAAAGCCTTTCTGCTGCTGCTTGGAAGTTCTATATGGCTATATTTTGCTAGAATGAccacatttttctctttttattgatTTAGGAAGTGAAGATTATGTTTATTTCTGATTTCCATGTTGTTCATTCCTATTTGCCAATAAAACAGGAGGATATCATAAGAAGATGTCATGGTATGCAAAAGCCGGTTATTGTGGCAACAAATATGCTTGAAAGCATGATTGCTCATCCTACACCAACAAGGGCAGAAGTGTCAGACATTGCAATTGCTGTAAGAGAAGGTACAGATGCCATCATGCTTTCTGGAGAAACTGCTCATGGAAAGTGAGTGTGCTATTCCTTTGTTGATCTTGGTTCCTTGATTTTTTTTGATTGGCTATTAGAACTTATTTCAATATTCATTTGTGAAGTGTAATGGTTGTAGAGACTAGGAAGGCAATACTAAAAGCTAAGCCCTGCCCTCGAATGTGAAAAATACCTTTGATGGCTACAAAACCATGCTTTTCATCCAGTTTATATGTTTGTAGATTATGGAAATATTATAGAACTCCTTTCTGTATCAAGATTTTCCCCCCATaagtctttaaaattttatgacaAGGTATTGCTCTTTGTCTTTTGTGCTGAACATTTTTCATTTGATGTACCTGTGTTGTCCAaaatttttagtctaataatgtCTGTTTTAAGATGATTGCTGCTGTTTCAGATATCCATTGAAAGCTGTTAAAGTTATGCACTCGGTGGCTTTAAGGACTGAATCAAGTATTCAGAATAGTGAAGCTTATCCAGGAAACTTAAGTCCGCATAAAGTATGTGCTTTCTTCGGGGGAAAAAAATTAGTCTCCTCGTAAATTATGTGTGCACAGTTGGAGCTTAGTTTCATATATTGTAGAAGATTTATTGCTATAGATTTTATCAATCATGTCCAAAAGTCTTAACTCTTAATTAATGTATGTTTAATTTTTTGCAGAGCCATATGGGAGAAATGTTTGCTTTCCACTCGACAACTATGTCTAATACTCTTAATGCTCCTATCATTGTTTTTACCAGAACAGGATCCATGGCTATTCTTTTGAGCCATTATAGGCCTTACTCGACAATCTTTGCGTTCACAAATCAGTGAGTAATTACAGAATAGTAGCATGTGTATGttgctttatttaattttaattttttgtcccCATTTCAAATAGGTAAAATATATGGACTTCATATATATACGTATAACCAGAGCTCATTTTTTGTTGAACTCTGCTGTTGCATTCATGATGTCCTTTCAGGAGTGATAGTAATTTTCaatgattttgaaaatagaatGGTCAAGCATCTCTCTATCCTTGTTTCCCAATCTCAATTCTCAAGTACTGAACATATCATTCAGTCTAAGCgttatatcatattttcattgTATGACAAATAAGGATAATATTTTGGTCCAGGTTTTATCTTGTATAATTTTCATCTGCCATGATATTCTTTTAGTGTTCAATCAATCTTGTTCAATCCCCGATAAAATAATTATCTACTTATTGAGTATTTGGGGGGTTGCTGTTATTCATAGAGAACGGATTAAGCAGAGGTTGGCACTTTATCATGGGGTCATGCCCATATTCATGCAATTTTCAAATGATGCAGAGGAGACCTTCTCTAGAGCCATTAAGCTTCTCCTGGTGAGGAATATCTCCATCATTTGCACTCACATTTATGTATGATAATTGATAGGTTTTCTTGCAAATGTTGCTGAAAAATCTCCATGTTTCAGAGTAAGGGTCATTTGCTCGAGGGACAGCATGTTACCCTTGTTCAAAGTGGAGCACAACCAATCTGGCGTGAGGAATCCACGCACCACATACAAGTTCGTAAGGTTCAAGGATAAGATTTTTCTTTGCAGGTTCTTTCGTTCTCAAGACTGGACAAAAAGTTTTGGCTATCTTGTAAGTTGTATCTAGTTCTGTTTACTTTGAATCATAGGTTATGCATATGTCAAATTTGTAGCCAGTAATACAAGTTGCTTTATTCTGTTCTTTGTAAATGATCTAGAAAGAGCTGTGTACAGTACCAAATGGTTCAAACCTGAAATAATGCATGTACATTCAATTAGCCTAATTATAATGTATTAGAAGGCCCTTACGGAATTTCTCTCTTTTGAACTTTTTTATTGCCTTAATTAGTGGATTATCCATTGTTTGAAAGTCGAGTTCCAGACATTAAGGACAAAAATTGAGATTATACATGTCACTACATCTTTAGCAATGGAACATAtaaatgagaaagaagggaagCTTTTGAGGACCCAAAAACACTCTATTGCCTCATAAAAGTTTAGTTTGTACACAACTATGGCTTCAAGAAAGTGAACTGAAAATCAGTAGGGTTCAATAAAAGAGCGAGTTCCCATTGTATTAGAGTCGGAGACTCGCGTGCTGATTAGAAGGGCTTCTCTTACTGCAAACAAGCAAAACTTTTCTTCCAGTAGCAAGtagcaactataaccaaggttaTATAGACTAGTTTCTCCATTCTTTCTCTTATTAACATATATTGTTACCATTGCCTTTGAATTATGTCCCTGGAAAATTAGACTTTGAAACTACTTGCCTCATCATGCTCTTCACATTTCCCTTCCAGTTGGATACACTTGTACCACTTTGCACATGCAATATAAGCGATCAAGTCCATAGATGTCAAGACCGCTAAGAGAAAGTAAAACCTATCTAGGTGGCCTCTGTTGAGGTTTCCAGGGATCCACCCAGGCATGTGATCCTCAGTGGATATCTTCATAACCATGCTTACAAGTAAGCTGCTGACATAGTTCCCAAGGGAGATGGATGTCATGCAAAGTGCACTTCCAAAGCTCTTTAAGCCATCGGGTGTTTGAGCATTGAAGAACTCTAACTGGCCTACATACATAAACACTTCAGAAGCTCCTATAAATGCATACTGAGGGATTTGCCAGAAGATGCTTAGAGAGCTTGTGCCATTGCAGTGGATGCATCCTGGTTTGGCATACCTAAGCCTATAGCATTCAACTAACCCGGCAGAAACCATTGCTAGTACAGCTATGACGAGTCCGACTCCCATTCTTTGAAGTTCAGTAAGACCCTTAGAGTCTGACTTCTTAAGTTTTCCCACAAACGGATCAAGAACTCGACggtaaaagaaaatgaagacaGCTACACTGAGGATATCAAAGCTTGACATGCTAGCCGGTGGTATTCTGAAATGAGAAATAGTGGTTTTCATGGCTGCACCTTGTTCCACAAAAAGAGAAGCCATTTGTGTGAAAACCACTGAGTATATTATGGTGCAAAGCCAAATTGGAAGAAGTCTCAGTATGCATTTAACTTCTTCAACCTGACTTATAGGACAGAGGTGCCAAGGGTTGTAAAGGGAATTCTTTTGGTCCTCTAGATCTCTTGAGGATATATATGCTGCCCTATCCAAGAACCTGCAATACAGAGAAATGACAAATTTATCAAATCGTCATTTCTCAATAGAATCATGAACGACATACTGACAGTCTTTTTTATTTAGTAACCTATGCCATGGTCTTAGCAAAATGGTTACATGAATGCAGGAAAAGAATTCATGCAAACTTGGAGATTCGAAGTATAAAGTATGAGCATCTACCCATGAACAATAGTATCTAATGTACTAGTCTACTACTTACTTGAACCCGTGAGTGTAGAGAATCTTTCTGTTGCTGTTGGTGGCAGAATCTATTGTATGCTTATCATATAACTCCTCTTCATTTGATGGCATTTGGACTTTCCATTTCCTTGATGCAGCAACAAGAACTTGGCAAAATCTGGAGAGAGGGTTGCCACTGGGCTTGAAGTGCCTATACCTTGGTGTGCCTACAAGGAACAAAATAAGTGCGGCTAAGGCAGAGCCTGCAGATACCCAGAACCCAAGTGCCCacattccttcatcttcaaaATAGCCTAGAATGGTGTTTGAGAAGAGGGAGCCAAGGTTCAAAGCCAGGTAGAAATAGCTAAAAAATGCCACCTTTGAGGGACCCTCCTTTGAGTGCTCCTCATCAAACTGATCTGCCCCAAATGTGGCAATATTGGGTTGATAGCCTCCATTGCCCAGGGCGATGAGATAGATTGAAAGGTAGAACATCCCCATCTCCAACCTTGAATGTTTCCCACATTGAACCAATTCATTCCCACAACCTTTAGGCTTAACCAAGAAGAGGTATGATGATAGGGATAAGGATGATAGACCCTATAACAAGCCAGAAGAAGATTTTTCTTTTTGTGATCAAGGAATGTACTAATa
Encoded here:
- the LOC112747986 gene encoding protein NRT1/ PTR FAMILY 7.3-like isoform X2, whose amino-acid sequence is MACLELELNDDEEQEELTLDGSVDLHGRPAIRTKSGTWLAGIIILLNQGLATLAFFGVGVNLVLFLTRVVGQNNAEAANNVSKWTGTVYIFSLVGAFLSDSYWGRYKTCAVFQVIFVLGLSSLSLSSYLFLVKPKGCGNELVQCGKHSRLEMGMFYLSIYLIALGNGGYQPNIATFGADQFDEEHSKEGPSKVAFFSYFYLALNLGSLFSNTILGYFEDEGMWALGFWVSAGSALAALILFLVGTPRYRHFKPSGNPLSRFCQVLVAASRKWKVQMPSNEEELYDKHTIDSATNSNRKILYTHGFKFLDRAAYISSRDLEDQKNSLYNPWHLCPISQVEEVKCILRLLPIWLCTIIYSVVFTQMASLFVEQGAAMKTTISHFRIPPASMSSFDILSVAVFIFFYRRVLDPFVGKLKKSDSKGLTELQRMGVGLVIAVLAMVSAGLVECYRLRYAKPGCIHCNGTSSLSIFWQIPQYAFIGASEVFMYVGQLEFFNAQTPDGLKSFGSALCMTSISLGNYVSSLLVSMVMKISTEDHMPGWIPGNLNRGHLDRFYFLLAVLTSMDLIAYIACAKWYKCIQLEGKCEEHDEASSFKV
- the LOC112747986 gene encoding protein NRT1/ PTR FAMILY 7.3-like isoform X1 — its product is MACLELEGKLNDDEEQEELTLDGSVDLHGRPAIRTKSGTWLAGIIILLNQGLATLAFFGVGVNLVLFLTRVVGQNNAEAANNVSKWTGTVYIFSLVGAFLSDSYWGRYKTCAVFQVIFVLGLSSLSLSSYLFLVKPKGCGNELVQCGKHSRLEMGMFYLSIYLIALGNGGYQPNIATFGADQFDEEHSKEGPSKVAFFSYFYLALNLGSLFSNTILGYFEDEGMWALGFWVSAGSALAALILFLVGTPRYRHFKPSGNPLSRFCQVLVAASRKWKVQMPSNEEELYDKHTIDSATNSNRKILYTHGFKFLDRAAYISSRDLEDQKNSLYNPWHLCPISQVEEVKCILRLLPIWLCTIIYSVVFTQMASLFVEQGAAMKTTISHFRIPPASMSSFDILSVAVFIFFYRRVLDPFVGKLKKSDSKGLTELQRMGVGLVIAVLAMVSAGLVECYRLRYAKPGCIHCNGTSSLSIFWQIPQYAFIGASEVFMYVGQLEFFNAQTPDGLKSFGSALCMTSISLGNYVSSLLVSMVMKISTEDHMPGWIPGNLNRGHLDRFYFLLAVLTSMDLIAYIACAKWYKCIQLEGKCEEHDEASSFKV
- the LOC112747989 gene encoding uncharacterized protein — protein: MLRCQFVTRGKVFFAPDTRFVTVRPILTNLIIFLSFSLQRHGGCGSPLTLLVSAQSTMKLSLKFQGQDENHHHMTAKLPITIFNHPFLSTITASSSATASGSDFCFSLSTNFPSGPSLKVSYFPTATSTATASLPFSLSLKSGLGLMGCPRHSPLVFSASFTLSPSYAPLPSFFLHLKPQFGHFSLNKTVFSDAIPPPEPTKPYFATASLDRNGSSSGWQEMKLEPFGARDNNNHNDRINDTPGTVFVPESEKRNNRNGERRGVSAGVAVMARTVMPVTKGLLLNMRWGVNFPEDLGLKMPYLTVNKIGLERVVEESKQENEYDKKGRDLQMLKEMCLWMKKDLEDAEKENREMKQLLDEIRVRSNGGGNGGRKVSHSQHSSPGSSEFERWRSKKSVRESNEKKEPPSPPPPKQSVASDVESELQKAIQAAAAAAASS
- the LOC112747988 gene encoding pyruvate kinase isozyme G, chloroplastic-like; this translates as MGSFINLSTSISVFKSDLCSSKHIADVVLLHAKPPTIWKSRPLCHQPASMSFTQISSSNGFPPLEDSDRSNSPFEVLPADYGVHVGAVTSDSRRKTKIVCTIGPATSSRDMIWKLAETGMNVARLNMSHGDYASHQKTIDFVKEYNAQFQDNVIAIMLDTKGPEVRSGDVPQPILLKEGQTFNFTIRRGVSTEDTVSVNYDDFVNDVEVGDILLVDGGMMSLAVKSKTNDSVKCEVIDGGELKSRRHLNVRGKSATLPSITEKDWEDIKFGVDNQVDFYAVSFVKDARVVHELKDYLKSHNADIHVIVKIESADSIPNLHSILSASDGAMVARGDLGAELPIEEVPLLQEDIIRRCHGMQKPVIVATNMLESMIAHPTPTRAEVSDIAIAVREGTDAIMLSGETAHGKYPLKAVKVMHSVALRTESSIQNSEAYPGNLSPHKSHMGEMFAFHSTTMSNTLNAPIIVFTRTGSMAILLSHYRPYSTIFAFTNQERIKQRLALYHGVMPIFMQFSNDAEETFSRAIKLLLSKGHLLEGQHVTLVQSGAQPIWREESTHHIQVRKVQG